The following are from one region of the Verrucomicrobiaceae bacterium genome:
- a CDS encoding DUF87 domain-containing protein has product MTHIYLGQRVGYAGVLLPCYFDTAHLTRHVHVLGKTGMGKSTLLRAIMSGLLEHSGFCLLDPHGDLARWALDVIPPHRLGDVIFLDAADPEYAPALNLVSSAIPEAHRPRVASALLSSFRHLWAESWGPRLEYILYHSLRTLLDAGNVSLIALPRLLVDESFRLSIVKQCRDPFIRSFWSTEYDAWDKRFRQEAIAPIQNKLGQLAALPQLRHIFGQVKLRVDFAEVLREGRIVIVNLAKGNLGEDAARIIGSLLVSSLCSAAMERGASNTNERRDFTLILDEAQSFLSDALVSVLSESRKFGLGIVLCHQYFAQLPPAIQTAVLGNVGSTFAFRVSGDDAEVLAKHYGTVFSPSGFIEAAPFTALVRPVDSVGYPFRLLITSANNETRSNANRVRDRSRQQYCSLRSEVERKLSKWIIDSCF; this is encoded by the coding sequence ATGACACACATCTACCTCGGCCAACGCGTTGGTTACGCGGGCGTTCTGCTGCCTTGCTACTTCGACACGGCTCATCTCACGCGACACGTTCACGTTCTTGGCAAGACCGGCATGGGCAAATCGACGCTGCTTCGCGCGATCATGTCGGGTTTGCTGGAGCATTCAGGCTTCTGCCTGCTCGATCCGCACGGCGACCTCGCCCGCTGGGCTTTGGATGTGATACCGCCCCACCGGCTTGGTGACGTGATTTTTTTAGATGCAGCCGACCCCGAGTATGCCCCAGCGCTCAATCTCGTCTCCAGCGCCATTCCAGAGGCTCACAGGCCCCGTGTAGCATCGGCCTTGTTGTCTTCGTTTCGCCATCTCTGGGCCGAAAGCTGGGGTCCACGCCTGGAATACATTCTCTACCACTCTCTCCGCACGCTGCTGGATGCTGGAAACGTGAGCCTGATTGCTCTGCCACGCCTTCTTGTAGATGAGTCCTTCCGATTGTCGATCGTGAAGCAGTGTCGTGATCCGTTCATCCGCTCGTTTTGGAGCACAGAATATGACGCATGGGACAAACGTTTTCGGCAGGAAGCCATCGCTCCCATCCAAAACAAACTCGGACAGCTCGCGGCATTGCCACAGCTCCGCCACATATTCGGCCAGGTTAAGCTGCGAGTGGATTTCGCGGAGGTGTTGCGTGAGGGCCGCATCGTGATCGTAAACCTCGCAAAAGGCAACCTCGGCGAAGATGCCGCACGCATCATCGGCTCACTGCTCGTTTCCAGCCTCTGTTCAGCCGCCATGGAGCGCGGCGCTTCAAACACGAATGAACGCCGAGACTTCACGCTCATTCTCGACGAGGCTCAATCTTTCCTCTCCGATGCGCTTGTCTCAGTGCTCTCCGAGTCACGTAAGTTTGGTCTCGGCATAGTGCTCTGCCATCAATATTTCGCGCAACTTCCTCCAGCCATTCAGACCGCTGTTCTTGGCAACGTCGGCAGCACCTTCGCCTTCCGCGTTTCAGGGGACGATGCGGAGGTGCTCGCGAAGCACTACGGCACCGTTTTTTCACCCTCAGGCTTCATCGAAGCAGCACCATTCACAGCGCTTGTCAGGCCAGTGGATAGCGTGGGCTATCCGTTTCGCCTGCTGATTACATCAGCCAACAATGAGACTCGCTCCAACGCGAACCGCGTCCGAGATCGAAGCCGTCAGCAATACTGCTCCCTCCGCTCGGAGGTAGAGCGCAAGCTGTCCAAGTGGATAATTGATTCATGCTTCTGA
- a CDS encoding ATP-binding protein: MNDTPLQDIDESVLLRLISTPVLEGDRIEYKELLNLTSDEQKKKFLAGVASFANSSGGDMVFGVEARDGQPIALKALPAFNYDRVSLQIRDLVRTGIQPPLYTAESHAVRLNSGGEVLVLRIAKTWAVPHLVTYNGEHRFYVRHGGGKRLMDVGEIRTAFTMADNIRERVQSWRLQRVADILADTTPCDLSGEAAVVVHMVPFRAFDPGFEANLREIEKRRTTVRPLYSDGWGTYHEFDGVYVADGGVRREVTSLVQFFRNGAVEGVDTGMLAAHGDKRLIEAGLLENKLIERLPSWLDAMSKVGVSAPILIMLSLLNVRGYQMKTPIGFTSMDAHPINRDHLHTSPTVIETLRLNSKAKASNHPAALLRSHFDTIWNACGYPGCIGYDNSGKWLAGNDP, translated from the coding sequence ATGAATGACACCCCGCTCCAAGACATCGACGAATCAGTTCTTCTTCGTCTCATCTCAACGCCAGTTCTGGAAGGAGATCGGATCGAATACAAGGAACTGCTCAATCTCACAAGTGATGAACAAAAGAAGAAATTCCTTGCCGGAGTTGCTTCGTTCGCCAACTCAAGCGGTGGAGACATGGTATTTGGCGTGGAGGCAAGGGATGGCCAGCCCATCGCATTGAAGGCGCTCCCTGCGTTCAACTATGATCGCGTATCGCTTCAGATTCGAGACTTGGTTCGAACCGGAATCCAACCTCCGCTCTACACCGCAGAGTCCCATGCCGTGAGACTTAACAGCGGCGGCGAGGTGCTGGTGCTGCGAATTGCCAAGACGTGGGCCGTCCCGCACCTTGTTACCTACAATGGCGAGCACAGGTTTTACGTTCGTCACGGCGGTGGAAAACGGCTGATGGATGTGGGGGAGATTCGAACGGCCTTCACAATGGCTGACAATATCCGTGAGCGTGTTCAGTCTTGGAGACTCCAGCGAGTTGCCGACATCCTTGCCGACACCACGCCATGTGATTTGAGTGGAGAAGCTGCTGTGGTCGTTCACATGGTGCCATTCAGGGCATTTGATCCAGGTTTTGAGGCCAACCTTAGAGAGATAGAGAAGCGAAGAACGACCGTGAGACCACTTTATTCAGATGGGTGGGGCACATACCACGAGTTTGATGGAGTCTATGTTGCGGACGGCGGAGTAAGACGTGAGGTCACAAGCCTCGTGCAGTTTTTCCGCAATGGCGCTGTCGAGGGAGTGGATACCGGAATGCTTGCGGCACACGGCGACAAGCGATTGATCGAGGCTGGTCTGCTAGAGAACAAGCTGATTGAACGTCTGCCGTCTTGGTTGGACGCAATGAGTAAAGTTGGAGTGAGTGCCCCGATTCTCATCATGTTGTCTCTTCTCAATGTTCGTGGCTATCAAATGAAGACTCCAATCGGATTCACTTCAATGGACGCGCATCCGATCAACCGAGACCATCTTCACACCTCACCGACAGTGATAGAAACCTTGAGATTGAATTCAAAGGCCAAAGCCTCCAATCATCCTGCGGCTTTGCTTCGTTCGCACTTTGACACGATTTGGAATGCATGTGGCTACCCCGGTTGCATCGGCTACGACAACTCTGGCAAATGGCTCGCTGGTAATGACCCATAG
- a CDS encoding DUF1738 domain-containing protein produces the protein MPAQSKAIPSNRKSSPRAENGPRERNTTERPDPYQIVNDIIIRHLEEGVVPWRSPWNREIGKPRNFHTGKTYRGMNLLLLGLQRFASPFWLSFKQVKALGGTVRKGERGSVVVNWGQFTPKSEDTDDTANDRQKKSRFYLKHYVVFNAVQTEGIEFPEQPSKAPMPSTQRIEIAEQMVANMPDRPNIMEGQRDLAAYKVSTDTVFMPAFGSFASPEDYHLTLFHELIHATGHESRLNRSTLVEHDGFGGKVYSQEELVAEMGAAYLGMEADIVQDNHLNAASYIQSWLNVLRESDHKRWLVIAAAQAAKAADYVLGTKPSEVSVAQAA, from the coding sequence ATGCCTGCACAAAGCAAAGCCATTCCATCGAATCGCAAGTCATCACCGCGAGCCGAAAACGGTCCGCGAGAACGCAATACCACCGAGAGGCCCGATCCTTATCAAATCGTCAACGACATCATCATCCGCCACTTGGAGGAAGGCGTCGTGCCGTGGCGCAGCCCGTGGAACCGAGAAATTGGCAAGCCGCGCAACTTCCACACCGGTAAGACCTATCGTGGTATGAACCTGCTGCTGCTCGGCCTGCAACGATTTGCGTCTCCGTTCTGGCTATCCTTCAAGCAGGTAAAGGCGCTCGGCGGCACTGTCCGAAAAGGCGAGCGCGGATCGGTGGTGGTGAACTGGGGCCAGTTCACTCCCAAGAGCGAGGACACCGACGACACTGCGAATGATCGCCAAAAGAAGTCGAGGTTCTACCTCAAGCACTACGTCGTCTTCAACGCAGTGCAAACCGAAGGCATCGAGTTCCCTGAGCAACCGAGCAAGGCACCGATGCCGTCAACGCAACGCATCGAGATTGCCGAACAAATGGTCGCTAACATGCCGGATCGTCCAAACATCATGGAAGGCCAGCGTGACCTCGCCGCTTACAAAGTCTCCACCGACACCGTGTTCATGCCCGCCTTCGGATCGTTCGCCTCGCCTGAGGACTACCACCTTACGCTGTTCCATGAACTGATCCACGCCACCGGCCACGAATCACGACTGAACCGCAGCACGCTCGTCGAGCACGACGGCTTCGGAGGGAAAGTCTACTCGCAGGAAGAACTCGTCGCCGAAATGGGAGCCGCCTACCTCGGCATGGAGGCCGACATCGTCCAAGACAACCACTTGAACGCCGCCTCCTACATCCAGAGCTGGCTTAACGTCCTCCGCGAGTCCGACCACAAGCGCTGGCTCGTCATTGCCGCCGCACAAGCCGCGAAAGCCGCTGACTATGTGCTCGGCACCAAGCCGTCGGAGGTTTCGGTAGCACAGGCAGCTTGA
- a CDS encoding tyrosine-type recombinase/integrase — protein sequence MDNVFASSEDNDTLVCHYLEWKSSYAPCAANRYAIWVRRFQSFVNKTPEAITVGDWSAFARSLRGRFAPKCMEYALNVAHNYLRFWFEQGRLRRLPLYLARVQKAIACSHAAATEDEYKAIVRTLKMRGDKCLRDLAIVMMLHDTGMRVGELVALEIEQIEEDASATIRTEKSVQRRRVFWNQGTDDVIHNLIVQRINSGAPTDWLFVSKSGTGEMPLTTRAVQRIVHQACELAGITRQLSPHSFRHAYIHRLAKLGTPDAIIAQLVGHSTPHTIAHYTKLSRPEFSDYARRQFSVATLAAA from the coding sequence TTGGACAATGTCTTCGCTTCGAGCGAGGACAATGACACGCTGGTCTGTCACTACCTGGAGTGGAAAAGCAGTTATGCGCCCTGTGCGGCCAATCGCTACGCGATCTGGGTGAGGCGCTTCCAGAGCTTCGTCAACAAAACGCCCGAGGCGATCACGGTAGGCGATTGGAGCGCCTTCGCGCGAAGCCTCAGGGGGCGCTTTGCCCCGAAGTGTATGGAATACGCGCTGAACGTCGCCCACAACTACCTGCGCTTCTGGTTTGAGCAGGGTCGCCTTCGGAGGCTTCCACTATACCTGGCTCGTGTTCAAAAAGCGATCGCGTGTTCGCACGCGGCGGCAACTGAAGACGAGTATAAGGCGATAGTGAGAACCTTGAAAATGAGAGGCGATAAATGCCTCCGCGATCTGGCCATCGTGATGATGCTTCACGATACCGGGATGCGTGTGGGCGAGCTGGTGGCGTTGGAGATCGAACAAATCGAGGAGGATGCCTCAGCGACGATTCGCACGGAGAAGTCAGTGCAACGTCGAAGAGTGTTCTGGAATCAGGGCACCGACGACGTGATTCACAATCTGATCGTGCAGCGCATCAACTCGGGTGCGCCGACGGATTGGCTGTTCGTGTCGAAGTCGGGCACGGGCGAGATGCCTCTGACGACTCGCGCGGTGCAACGTATCGTTCACCAAGCCTGCGAGCTGGCGGGGATCACGCGGCAATTGTCGCCGCACTCGTTTCGCCACGCCTACATTCATCGGCTGGCGAAGCTGGGGACGCCGGATGCGATCATCGCGCAGCTCGTGGGACACAGCACGCCGCATACCATCGCGCATTACACGAAGCTGAGCCGCCCGGAGTTCTCGGACTACGCGCGGCGGCAGTTCTCGGTGGCGACGCTGGCGGCGGCTTGA